A stretch of Halococcus agarilyticus DNA encodes these proteins:
- a CDS encoding enoyl-CoA hydratase/isomerase family protein — protein MSWDTIDLDREDGVTTITVDRPDRLNALNTETLEALEDALAEAEDARALVLTGAGDDAFVAGADIAYMAELSVAEAQAYAELGHRVTDAIEAFPAPVIAAVNGYAFGGGCELALACDLRVASERAVLGQTEIDLGIVPGWGGTQRLSRLVGDELARRLVFFGERVDAQDAHQHGLVGEVVAHDELDDHVGEMAAELAAKPKHALQAAKEALNQVHESPQSVGLTYERRAWSGLFGTDDQREGMRAFVEDREPEFE, from the coding sequence ATGTCGTGGGACACGATCGACCTCGACCGCGAAGACGGCGTGACGACCATCACCGTCGACCGACCCGACCGACTGAACGCACTCAACACGGAGACGCTCGAAGCGCTCGAAGACGCGCTGGCGGAGGCCGAAGACGCCCGCGCGCTCGTCCTCACGGGAGCGGGCGACGATGCGTTCGTCGCCGGCGCGGACATCGCGTACATGGCGGAGCTCTCGGTCGCGGAGGCGCAGGCCTACGCCGAGCTCGGCCACCGGGTGACCGACGCGATCGAGGCGTTCCCGGCCCCGGTGATCGCCGCCGTCAACGGGTACGCCTTCGGCGGCGGCTGTGAGCTCGCCCTCGCCTGTGACCTCCGGGTGGCTTCCGAGCGTGCCGTCCTCGGCCAGACCGAGATCGACCTCGGGATCGTCCCCGGCTGGGGCGGCACGCAGCGCCTCTCGCGACTGGTCGGCGACGAGCTCGCGCGCCGGCTGGTCTTCTTCGGCGAGCGCGTCGACGCCCAGGACGCCCACCAGCACGGGCTCGTCGGCGAGGTCGTGGCGCACGACGAACTCGACGATCACGTCGGGGAGATGGCCGCCGAACTCGCCGCGAAGCCGAAGCACGCGCTCCAGGCCGCGAAGGAGGCCCTGAATCAGGTCCACGAGTCGCCGCAGTCCGTCGGCCTGACCTACGAGCGCCGGGCGTGGAGCGGGCTCTTTGGAACCGACGACCAGCGCGAGGGGATGCGCGCGTTCGTCGAGGACCGCGAGCCGGAGTTCGAGTAA
- a CDS encoding MFS transporter, which yields MVFRRLREWFRATFLGTDRRVLVLALARMADSIANSFLIVVLPLYIASGQIPIEGLIGVEVGGIAVSEELLIGIVLSLFGFLNSLGQPFTGRLSDRTGRRRPFILGGLALLGVASAAYAFVDNYYAVVAFRMLQGLGAALTIPATVALVNELATSVDRGENFGVFNTFRLLGFGLGPIVAGVLITGGLSGTSVVSYQLFGTTVSGFEAAFAVAVLGAAVSFALVTLLVSDPPETEAAAGEDLSVAIRDPTGEHLLDPVFTLGLATLFMAIGIGLFATLQELINSRLDQGPFLFSVEFAAVVIANVVLQVPIGQASDRYGRRPFLVAGFVLLVPTTFVQGLVTEPLLMIAVRLGQGVAVAMVFAPALALAGDLAGKGQSGTQLSILTMAFGLGVAIGPLASGFLVGFGFVYPFAFGAALAAIGLVFVYTQVEETVADTVAPGADIVPQDD from the coding sequence ATGGTTTTTCGACGGCTGCGGGAGTGGTTTCGTGCCACGTTCCTCGGCACCGACCGCCGGGTGCTCGTGCTCGCGCTCGCTCGGATGGCCGACTCGATCGCCAACTCCTTTCTCATCGTCGTGCTGCCGCTGTACATCGCCAGCGGACAGATCCCGATCGAGGGCCTGATCGGGGTCGAGGTGGGCGGCATCGCGGTGTCGGAGGAGCTCCTCATCGGGATCGTGCTCTCGCTGTTCGGCTTCCTCAACAGTCTCGGCCAGCCCTTTACAGGTCGGCTGTCGGATCGAACCGGTCGACGCCGGCCGTTCATCCTCGGCGGGCTCGCGCTGCTTGGGGTCGCGAGCGCCGCCTACGCGTTCGTCGACAACTACTACGCGGTCGTCGCCTTCCGAATGCTCCAGGGACTCGGCGCGGCGCTCACCATCCCGGCGACGGTCGCGCTGGTGAACGAGCTCGCGACCTCGGTCGACCGGGGCGAGAACTTCGGCGTGTTCAACACCTTCCGGCTGCTCGGCTTCGGCCTCGGGCCGATCGTCGCCGGCGTCCTCATCACGGGCGGACTGTCCGGGACGAGCGTCGTCAGCTACCAGCTGTTCGGCACGACGGTCTCCGGCTTCGAGGCCGCGTTCGCCGTCGCCGTTCTCGGTGCGGCGGTGAGTTTCGCGCTGGTGACGCTGCTGGTTTCGGACCCGCCGGAGACCGAGGCCGCCGCTGGCGAAGATCTCTCGGTGGCGATCCGTGATCCGACCGGCGAACATCTCCTCGATCCGGTGTTCACCCTCGGCCTCGCTACGCTGTTCATGGCCATCGGCATCGGCCTCTTCGCGACCCTGCAAGAACTCATCAACAGCCGACTCGATCAGGGACCGTTCCTCTTTTCGGTCGAGTTCGCCGCCGTGGTCATCGCGAACGTCGTCCTCCAGGTCCCGATCGGTCAGGCGAGCGACCGCTACGGCCGCCGTCCCTTCCTCGTCGCCGGGTTCGTCCTGCTCGTCCCTACCACGTTCGTCCAGGGTCTCGTGACCGAACCCCTCCTGATGATCGCCGTCCGGCTCGGCCAGGGCGTGGCGGTGGCGATGGTGTTCGCGCCGGCGCTCGCGCTCGCAGGCGACCTCGCCGGCAAGGGCCAGTCCGGCACACAGCTCTCGATCCTCACGATGGCGTTCGGGCTCGGGGTCGCCATCGGCCCGCTCGCCTCCGGCTTCCTCGTCGGGTTCGGGTTCGTCTACCCCTTCGCGTTCGGGGCCGCGCTCGCGGCGATCGGCCTCGTGTTCGTCTACACGCAGGTCGAGGAGACGGTTGCCGATACCGTCGCACCAGGTGCCGACATCGTTCCCCAGGACGACTAG
- a CDS encoding RPA12/RPB9/RPC11 RNA polymerase family protein, whose protein sequence is MADDDYADLFEEITGETGTTESQEQSEVIDVTDAEDRGLPTTDVECPECDNDQAYWYMQQIRSADESETRFFVCTDCEHSWREDDH, encoded by the coding sequence ATGGCAGACGACGACTACGCCGATCTCTTCGAGGAGATCACCGGCGAGACGGGCACCACCGAGTCCCAGGAACAGTCAGAGGTCATCGACGTCACCGACGCCGAGGACCGGGGCCTCCCGACGACCGACGTCGAGTGTCCCGAGTGTGACAACGACCAGGCGTACTGGTACATGCAGCAGATCCGGTCGGCCGACGAGTCCGAAACCCGCTTTTTCGTCTGTACCGACTGTGAGCACAGCTGGCGCGAGGACGATCACTAG